From one Lycorma delicatula isolate Av1 chromosome 2, ASM4794821v1, whole genome shotgun sequence genomic stretch:
- the LOC142319281 gene encoding uncharacterized protein LOC142319281, with product MAFVKVIFFTCVISCALQFSFSAPSLTTEAVTEINKSVTDTSKKLVGTVSEGVNKKLNVEGAAIQGLAGILTTSTNNILGEADKGIKTATDLGKNSVQVPSTILGDSLFGLGSTFQSTGKLALGLGENVKSGIDKSTNFSAQKKSESKDSITSKLEAAVDKSSHLVSQVKSDVKETAQSVTSKVEEVVDKTNNLAAQATKEVKDAAQTATSKVEELVDNTNNLAAQATKEVKDAAHTATSKVEEVVDKTNNVAAQATKEVKDAAETATSKVEETLDKASSTISLKETEIKEGVKTAVSNVETNLEKASSENTVSQVKSLATEGSVTTAVKTA from the exons ATGGCTTTCGTTAAAGTAATCTTTTTCACATGCGTAATTTCATGTGCATTACag ttttctttttcgGCACCCTCACTCACAACTGAAGCAGTTACAGAAATTAACAAATCCGTTACTGATACAAGTAAAAAACTGGTTGGAACTGTTTCTGAAGgagttaataaaaaactaaacgtaGAAGGAGCCGCGATTCAAGGCTTGGCAGGAATACTAACCACAAGTACCAATAATATTTTAGGTGAAGCTGATAAAGGAATCAAAACGGCTACTGATCTTGGAAAAAATAGTGTTCAGGTACCTAGCACAATATTGGGTGACAGTTTGTTTGGCTTGGGATCTACATTTCAATCCACTGGTAAATTAGCTTTAGGACTGGGCGAAAATGTAAAATCGGGTATCGATAAGTCTACCAATTTTTCGGCTCAAAAAAAATCCGAATCAAAAGATTCAATAACCTCAAAATTAGAAGCAGCAGTAGATAAGTCTTCCCATCTTGTTTCTCAAGTAAAATCGGATGTTAAAGAAACAGCACAATCAGTAACATCTAAAGTAGAGGAAGTTGTAGATAAGACAAACAATTTAGCTGCTCAAGCAACGAAAGAAGTTAAAGATGCAGCACAAACAGCAACCTCTAAGGTAGAAGAGCTTGTAGATAACACTAACAATTTAGCTGCTCAAGCAACAAAAGAAGTTAAAGATGCAGCACATACAGCAACCTCTAAGGTAGAAGAAGTTGTAGATAAGACTAACAATGTAGCTGCTCAAGCAACAAAAGAAGTTAAAGATGCAGCAGAGACAGCAACCTCTAAGGTAGAAGAAACTTTAGATAAGGCTAGCAGTACTATTTCTCTAAAAGAAACAGAGATTAAAGAAGGAGTAAAAACAGCAGTCTCTAACGTCGAGACAAATCTAGAAAAGGCTAGCAGTGAGAATACAGTTTCTCAAGTAAAATCCTTGGCAACAGAGGGATCAGTCACGACTGCTGTTAAAACTGCATGa